A genome region from Solanum stenotomum isolate F172 unplaced genomic scaffold, ASM1918654v1 scaffold3945, whole genome shotgun sequence includes the following:
- the LOC125852684 gene encoding putative F-box/kelch-repeat protein At1g15680, giving the protein MEMNFRSTTRGLKLVKTKYMGLVEFETEYIPDWFLEEVLSRLPLKCVFRLKCVSKQWLSFISAPSFVNLYISRVSLSHKPQPWTVLSHRLHVKGTKFCPDPPLMLDNMLSADENDLIEYPILSRYLHLPLPQRSSWRERYDIVAVSDGLVLYGRIVFMENSINHMTDYHLYNPITHQCVALPPPFLCFRFVSTGFLTQIEGGTLKNYKVVRFGCQLWEWHNLEFEIFCSETGSWRSVVVHSDQAIQIAWLRMPFSFSGMLHWIDRWLGIVACDPCRDSNQCCIIGLPSDIDKQCNNYKNNGLYSLCNVHQGRLRYFEVSLAPSDPFGFSGFSLWVLDDYDSATWSLLHRAKVTDILFDDILTSQGLTGSCPAPLAFHPFDGNIVCLSLGAYIVTYNAKTLKLEAHGNPVATEYFYESTGWLSWYAQVPEVSILVRASSMASFYPKISFHGKEGGWCLVDLLKNIEMAEPEYIMNDMCFIFFNEVRPHASMETHKRRRMVSLRTRRKRRYIMLSSLLRRYIMLSSLLQVATIVNLGYAT; this is encoded by the coding sequence ATGGAGATGAATTTCCGGAGCACCACAAGAGGTCTGAAACTTGTGAAAACAAAGTATATGGGGCTGGTTGAGTTTGAGACTGAATATATTCCAGATTGGTTCTTGGAGGAAGTCCTATCAAGATTGCCtttgaaatgtgtttttagGTTGAAATGTGTATCAAAGCAGTGGCTTTCGTTTATTTCGGCTCCTTCTTTTGTCAACTTGTACATTTCTCGAGTTTCTTTGTCACATAAGCCACAACCGTGGACCGTGCTTAGTCACCGTCTGCATGTTAAGGGCACAAAGTTTTGTCCTGATCCCCCATTAATGCTGGATAACATGTTATCTGCAGACGAGAATGATCTGATTGAGTACCCTATTTTATCACGTTATCTtcatcttcctcttcctcaacgATCTTCTTGGCGCGAACGCTATGATATTGTAGCAGTTAGCGATGGATTAGTGTTGTACGGACGAATTGTGTTTATGGAGAATAGCATCAATCACATGACAGATTATCACTTGTATAACCCTATCACACATCAGTGTGTTGCCCTTCCTCCACCTTTTTTGTGCTTTCGGTTTGTCAGTACTGGTTTTCTAACCCAAATTGAAGGGGGAACATTGAAGAACTATAAAGTGGTGCGATTTGGTTGTCAATTATGGGAGTGGCATAACCTCGAGTTTGAGATATTCTGTTCTGAAACTGGGAGCTGGAGGAGTGTTGTTGTGCACAGTGACCAAGCAATTCAGATTGCCTGGCTGAGGATGCCTTTTTCCTTCAGTGGAATGTTGCATTGGATTGACCGTTGGCTTGGGATTGTGGCATGTGATCCTTGCAGGGATTCCAATCAGTGCTGCATCATTGGACTTCCATCTGACATTGACAAGCAATGTAACAACTACAAAAACAATGGATTGTATAGCCTGTGTAATGTGCATCAGGGTCGATTGAGGTACTTTGAGGTGTCTCTAGCACCCTCGGATCCCTTCGGATTTTCAGGTTTCTCTCTATGGGttcttgatgattatgactcTGCTACTTGGTCTTTGCTGCACAGAGCTAAGGTTACTGATATCTTGTTTGATGATATCTTAACTAGCCAGGGGTTAACTGGATCATGTCCTGCTCCTCTTGCCTTCCATCCATTTGATGGCAACATTGTTTGCCTGAGCTTAGGGGCCTATATTGTCACATACAATGCCAAGACTTTAAAATTGGAGGCTCATGGTAATCCAGTCGCTACTGAATACTTTTACGAATCAACAGGATGGTTGTCCTGGTATGcacaagtacccgaggttagcATTCTTGTACGTGCTTCCTCCATGGCCAGTTTCTATCCCAAAATATCTTTCCATGGGAAAGAAGGAGGATGGTGTTTAGTAGAcctacttaaaaatatagagatGGCTGAGCCTGAGTATATAATGAATGATAtgtgcttcattttttttaatgaggtGCGACCACACGCTTCAATGGAAACACACAAAAGGAGACGCATGGTATCAttaagaacaagaagaaaacgCCGATATATTATGTTATCTTCATTGTTGCGCCGATATATTATGTTGTCTTCATTGTTGCAAGTTGCAACTATTGTCAATTTGGGCTATGCAACTTAA